From Woronichinia naegeliana WA131, the proteins below share one genomic window:
- a CDS encoding ISKra4 family transposase, with protein MEISQKQARKLKVSPKIVLSPGLEKCCLRASAKTSYQQAEEDIEELMGIKVGHSSLHRLVERTELPLAQAQSESAGVSIDGGKICLRGEEKEGGQWRDYKLVSLHGNVCEAFFQDPEGLKNWSNVQPLSPIVTFLGDGHPAIWNAVESFATQSWLIRREVLDWYHLKENLFKVGGSLKRLEAVEHLLWRGFVNKAIDAFDGVKSKRAKNFQAYLTKHYQRIPDYQYYQQLGIVIGSGDVESKIKQVGARVKLSGARWHLHNVSRILRLRCAYLNHSPLLSVNVLS; from the coding sequence GTGGAAATAAGCCAAAAACAAGCCAGAAAACTAAAGGTGTCGCCAAAAATCGTCTTAAGTCCAGGTTTAGAGAAATGCTGTCTAAGAGCCAGTGCGAAAACATCCTACCAACAAGCAGAAGAAGATATAGAGGAGTTGATGGGGATAAAAGTAGGACATAGCAGTTTACATCGCTTGGTAGAACGGACAGAACTGCCCTTAGCTCAAGCTCAGTCAGAGAGTGCGGGGGTCAGTATAGATGGGGGAAAGATTTGTCTGCGGGGCGAGGAGAAGGAAGGGGGACAGTGGCGAGATTATAAACTGGTGAGTCTTCATGGCAATGTCTGTGAAGCCTTTTTCCAAGACCCAGAGGGCTTAAAGAATTGGAGCAATGTTCAACCTTTGTCTCCAATAGTGACCTTTTTGGGAGATGGTCATCCCGCAATCTGGAATGCGGTAGAGAGTTTCGCCACTCAATCGTGGCTGATACGACGAGAGGTGTTGGATTGGTATCATCTCAAGGAGAATCTGTTCAAAGTGGGTGGCTCTCTCAAACGGCTAGAAGCAGTGGAGCATTTACTGTGGCGGGGTTTTGTGAACAAGGCAATAGATGCGTTTGATGGAGTCAAAAGCAAGAGGGCAAAGAATTTTCAAGCCTATTTGACGAAGCATTATCAGCGTATCCCTGATTACCAATACTATCAACAGCTTGGTATTGTGATTGGTTCTGGTGATGTGGAGTCTAAGATTAAACAGGTGGGAGCTAGGGTTAAATTGTCGGGAGCACGTTGGCATCTTCATAATGTTTCTCGTATTCTTCGGCTACGATGTGCTTATCTCAATCACTCTCCTCTTTTGAGTGTCAATGTATTATCTTAA
- a CDS encoding ISAs1 family transposase, with protein sequence MYYFIRDVPNQGKLNKQVRDWFKQAVAQNWQGIEYSYHEKTEKGHYRLETRQVWTVSINQLSALHRQNQWVGLATVVMVKSKTQFGHKTTETFRYYISSLPTDAERHSHVIRSHWSIENSLHWVLDVTFNEDASRVRQGNAADNLGLLRRLSINLLKHEPSQKSLKMKRYLAAMDNNFLLQVLAASSRE encoded by the coding sequence ATGTACTACTTTATCCGGGATGTACCCAATCAGGGCAAACTTAATAAACAAGTTAGGGATTGGTTTAAACAAGCGGTCGCTCAGAACTGGCAAGGAATTGAATACAGTTATCATGAGAAGACAGAAAAAGGACATTACCGTTTAGAAACTCGTCAAGTCTGGACAGTGTCAATCAATCAGCTTTCCGCATTGCATCGCCAAAATCAGTGGGTCGGTTTAGCAACTGTTGTGATGGTTAAAAGTAAAACTCAATTCGGTCATAAAACAACAGAGACGTTTCGCTATTATATTAGCAGTCTTCCTACGGATGCCGAACGTCATAGCCATGTGATTCGTTCTCACTGGAGTATTGAAAATAGTCTGCATTGGGTTTTAGATGTCACTTTTAATGAGGATGCGAGTCGAGTGCGTCAAGGTAATGCGGCTGATAATTTGGGCTTGCTCCGTCGTTTAAGTATTAATTTGCTTAAACATGAGCCATCTCAAAAAAGCTTGAAGATGAAGCGTTATTTGGCGGCGATGGACAACAATTTTCTTCTACAGGTTTTAGCAGCTAGTTCACGGGAGTGA